GCGGGTGCCGACTGCCCTACCCGCTTGGCTCGTCGCGGAATAGACCTCACATAGTTTCGGCGCTATTTCTTTCCTAACATTTTAGCGCCAACCCAAGTACAGAAAGGCCTATATTTGACCTAACACCCCGTTTCGACCCTGGCGGGGTGTACGCGTTTTCAGAGTATGCAACGACTGGACATGAAGCAGCTTCTCTCTCAGAAGCTGTCCCCCCAACAAATACAATTCATTAAGCTGCTGCAAATTCCGACGGCAGAGCTGGAAGCTCGTATCAAGGAGGAGCTGGAGGTAAACCCGGCCCTGGAGGAAGGCGACGACCACGAGGAGGAATTTGAGGAGCAGGACCGCGACGATTCGGACGACTCGGATGAGGACTTCGACAACGACCCCGACGCCGAGTTTGACAACCCGGATAACACCCTGGACGAGGATTTTGACGACCGTAGCGAAGAGCAGCCCGAAGTAGAGCTACCCACGAAAGAAGAACCCGCCGACTCGAAAGACGACAGTGGCGACGACCTCGACCTGAGCGACTACCTCAACGACGATGAAATAGCCGGCTATAAAATGCAGGGCGACGGCCCCGGTGAGGACGAGGACGACCGGGAAATGCCCCTGGCCGACACCAGCGGCTCCCTGGTGGACTCCTTGCTCGATCAGCTGGGCTTTGCCGACCTCGATGAAAAGCAGGAAGCCATTGGCCGCCAGCTCATTGGCTCCATCGACAACGACGGCTACATCCGTCGCGACCTGGCCGCCATTGCCAACGACCTGGCGTTTTCACAGAACATCGAGGCCACCGTGCCCGAGATTGAAGCTGTGCTGCACGTCATTCAGAGCTTCGACCCGCCCGGCATCGGGGCCCGCGACTTGCAGGAGTGCCTGCTGCTCCAGCTGGAGCGCCGCCCCCAGGACGAGGTAACCGAATACGCCGAGCGTATCCTGAACGAGACGTTCGATGAGTTTACCAAGAAGCACTACCAGCGCATTCAGCAGAAGCTGGACCTGGAGGACGACGAGCTGAAAGAAGCCATTGCCCTGATTCTCAAGCTCAACCCCAAGCCCGGCGGCACCGGCCCGGTGGGCATGGGCAAGGTGCAGTACATCATTCCCGACTTCATCCTCACCAACGAGAACGGGCAGTTCAACCTGACCCTGAACTCGCGCAACGCCCCCGACCTGCGCGTGTCGCCGGCCTACACCGAGATGTTCCGGGCCTACGACAAGGCCTCGAAGAAGGACAAGAAGATGAAGGAGGCCGTGACCTTCGTGAAGCAGAAGCTGGACTCGGCCAAGTGGTTTATCGACGCCATCCGGCAGCGCCAGAACACGCTGCTGCGCACCATGGACGCCATTGTGCGCTACCAGCGCGAGTTTTTCCTCGACGGCGACGAAAGCAAGCTGCGGCCCATGATTCTGAAGGACATAGCCCAGGAAATCGGCATGGACATCAGCACGGTGAGCCGGGTGGCCAACTCCAAATCGGTGCAGACCGAGTTCGGCATCTACCCGCTCAAGTACTTCTTCTCCGAAGGCATTGCCACCGACTCGGGCGAGGACGCCAGCTCCCGCGAGGTCAAGCACATTCTCAAGGAAATCATCGACGGCGAAAACAAAGCCAAGCCGCTGTCGGATGACAAGCTGGAAAAGATGCTCAACGCCCGCGGCTACAACATTGCCCGCCGCACCGTAGCCAAGTACCGTGAGCAGCTGAACATTCCGGTAGCCCGCCTGCGGAAGGAGTTGTAAGCAGGGACTTAGGGGCTTGGGGTCTTAGGGTCTTAGTTGACCGTCCTGTTAAGCGCAGCCGGAGGCGAAGGCGAAGCAGCTCGCGTGTTGACATTGCAATGCTATTGTCCTGCTGAGCCTGTCGAAGCATCTCTACCGGGGGTAACTTCAATCGTGAGGACGAAGCGGGAGAGATGCTTCGACAGGCTCAGCAGGACGGTCTAGTAACTTTCCAACATCCTCTAAGTCCTTAAGCTTCCAAGTCCCTTAGTCCCTTGTGAACAAACCCCTCGCCACGGCTTTATCGGCGGTGTTTCATCCGTTGCTGGTGCCGTTCTACCTGTTTTACGTGGTGTGCTACCAGCTGCCGGGAGCGGTGCAGCAGCCGGAGCTGCCCGACCGGTGGGTGGTGCTGGGCGTGGTGGTGCTGTTCACGTTTGTGCTGCCTACGCTTGGTACGGCTGTGCTGTACTATCTGGGCCTGGTGGATTCGCTGGAGCTGCCTGAGCGGCGGCAGCGGGCGTGGCCCTTGCTACTGGCCGCCATCGGCTTTGGGGCGGCGGCCGTGCTGCTGCACCGCCCCGGCCGCTTTGATGCCTTGCTGCCGCAGATGATGCTGGGCATGACGGGGGCCGTGGTGCTGACGTTTCTGATTACGCTGCGCTGGAAGATTTCGGCGCATAGCGTGGGCGTGGGGGGTGCCGTGGCGCTGCTGGCCCTACTATACCTGGGCGGGGTGGCACCGGGGCACGCTGCGGGGTGGCTGGCCGGCACTGCACTGGTGGCCGCTGCCGTGGGCTGGGCCCGCTTGGCTTTGCACGCCCACACCCCGGCGCAAGTGTGGACGGGTTTGGCGCTGGGAGCGGGACTGGTAGCTGGTTTCGGGGCGACGGTGGCATTGGTCTGATGCCGGCTATTGCGTACCTTTCCCCTTACTAGTATCGTGTTTATCTGGCCGGCGCCGGCGCCCGAGCAACCTTAGCTTTGCGGCCCCGCCACCGGCTGCCCGCTGCCCCATGTTTCCTTCCTCCGAATCTGATTCTGACCTGGCTTCCTTGCCCGAACAGCTGGCCCTGGAGCGCCAGGCCCGCGCCGCCGCCGAGCAGCAGGTGCGCGACCTGCGCCGCCACCTGGCCTCGACGCAGCGGGTGGTGAACCGCCTGACCGACAGCATCACCCGCCTCACCCAGAACCTGCGCGTGGCGGTGCTGGTGGTGCATTATCACGGCATGGTGGCCCTACTCAACCAGGAGTTTTGCGACTTGTTTGGGCTGCAGCAAACACCCGTGGACTTGCTGGAGCAGCCCGTAGCGCCGGTGCTGGAGCAGCTACTCAACCGGACGGCCCGCCCCGAGGTGGCCCGCCAGCGCCTGGAAGCCATTCGGCGGGCCAACCAGCGCGTGCTGGGCGAAGACCTGGCCCTGGCCGATGGCACCGTGCTGGAGCTGGACTTTGTGCCCATGAGCGGGCAGGATGAGCTGGTCCCGGCCGGCTACCTGCTGTCGTTTCGGGACGTGACGCAGGCGCGGCGCACCGAGCAGCACCTGCATTCCTTGTCCCGGATTCCGGGCCAGAGCCCTAACCCTACCCTGCGCCTCGACGTGAACGGCCACGTGCTGTACGCCAACCCCGCCGCCGAGGCCCTGCACCGGGAGTACACTACCCCTGTCACGCAGCCTGAGCTGGCGGGGAAGCTCTACGAGGCAGCCACGGCGGCGCTGGCCGCCAACCAGGCCCAGCAGCTCGAAGTTGGGTTTGCCGACCGGTGCTACCAGCTGGCCGTGGTGCCCTTCGTCGACGACCAGTACGTGAACCTGTACTTCACCGACATCACGGGCCTCAAGGATGCCGAAAAGCGCCTGGCCGAGCAGCAGGAGTTTTACGAAACGGTGCTCAGCCAGCTGCCCGCCGACGTGGCCGTGTTCGACGCCGAGCACCGCTACCGCTACGTGAACCCCGCCGCCATCCGCGACCAGGCGCTGCGGGAGTGGATTATCGGCCACGACGACTTTGAGTACCTGGCGTACCGCAACCGGCCGCTGGAGCTGGCTCAGCAGCGGCGCGGCATTTTCCGGCGGGCCGTGGAGCAGCGCAGCCTCATAGCCTGGGAAGAAACCTTTCCGGACCCCAGCGGCAACGGCCAGCGCCTGGCCCTGCGCCACATGCAGCCCGTGTTCGGGCCCGACAATGAGCTGCGCCTGGTCATTGGCTACGGCATCGACATCACGGAGCGCCACGCCGCCGAGGAGCGGGTGCGCCGCAGCGAGGCTACCCTGCTGGAGCAGCAGGAGTTTGTGCGCATGGTAGTCGATACCACCCCCAACATCATTTGGGTAACCAATGGCCGGGGCAAGGTGCTGTTCAGCAACCGCACCTTCGATGAGATTGTGGCCCGGAGTGACCACCGCGACGTGGACCTCAACGACCCCGACAGCCGGGTGGCCGCCGAAGCCCGCGAGTTTATCAGCACCGACGACTACGTGATGCGCACGGGCCAGGAGCTGGTGCTGGAAACCACCTACACCCTGCGCGACGGCACCACGCTCTGGCTGCAAACGGTAAAGCGCCCTCTGCGCCGGGCCAATGGCTCCGTCAACGTGCTGGGCGTGAGCACCGACATCACCGAAATGAAGCTGGCCCGCCAGACTCTGGAGCGCAGCGCCAAGCAGTACCGCGACCTGATGCACTACTCCCAGGCCCTGATTTGCACCCACGACCTGGAGGGGCGGCTGCTGTCGGTGAACCCGGCGGCGGCCCAGCTGGTGGGCCACACGCCCGAGCAGCTGGTGGGCCGCCACCTGCGCGAGGTGCTGCACGCCGACTTGCACGGCCAGCTCAACGAGTACATGGCCAAAACCCGCGTGCAGCAGGAGCTGACGGGCCTGCTCACCCTGCGCGACGTGGCCGGCCGGCCCCGCCACCTCATGTACATCAATTACCGCGTGGAAGAAGCCGGCGAAACGCCCTATGTTATTGCCTACGGCCAGGAAATTACCGAGCGCATCCTGGCCGAGCAGGAGCTGCTGCGGGCCAAGGAAGCCGCCGAGAATACGGCCAAAGCCAAGGAAAACTTCCTGGCCAACATGAGCCACGAAATCCGCACGCCTATTAACGGGGTACTGGGCATGGCTGGGCTGCTGGCCAAAACGCCCCTCGACCCGGTGCAGCAGGAGCACCTGCGCATTCTGCGCAACTCGGGCCGCCACCTGCTCACCGTCATCAACGACGTGCTGGACGTAGCCAAGATTGAGTCGGGCAAGCTGGAGCTGGAGCAGGTGCCCTTCGACTTGTGCCAAACCATCAAAGAAGCGTTTCAGACCCTGGAGTTCCGGGCCGAAGAGAAAGGTATTGAGCTGCGCCTGACGCCCCTGCAACTGCCGCACTCCGTGGTGCTCGGCGACCCCGGCCGCATCAACCAGATTCTGCTCAACCTGCTCAGCAACGCCATCAAGTTCACGACCCAGGGCTACGTGGAGCTGACCGGGCGCCTCCTGCGCGAAACGGACGAGGAGCTGGAAATCGAGTTTCAGGTACGCGACACGGGCATTGGCATTGCGCCCGACAAGCTGGACACCATCTTCGAGAGCTTCTCGCAGGCCTACGCCGACATTTCGCGCCGCTACGGGGGCACGGGCCTGGGCCTGACCATCAGCCGCCGGCTGGTGGAGCAGCTGGGCGGGCGCATGTGGGTGGAAAGTGAAACCGACCGGGGCAGCACCTTCTTCTTCTCGCTCACGCTGCCCAAGGCCTTGCTGCCCCTGGAGCCGCCGGCCCCTCCCGCGCCGCTCGTGTATGACTCGCTGCGCCACACGCGGGTGCTGCTGGTGGAGGACCACCCCGTCAACCAGCAGCTCGTGCAGCTAATTCTGGAAAGCTGGGGCGTGGAAACCTACCTGGCTTCCGACGGCCCCGAGGCGCTGGCCCAGCTGGAAGCCCGCCTCTACGATGTGGTGCTCATGGACATTCAGATGCCGGGCATGAACGGGCTGGAAGTCACCCAGCACCTGCGCCAGCACGCCGACCCGCTGCGGGCCGAAACGCCGGTTATTGCCCTCACGGCCAACGTCATGCGCTCCGACAACGAAGCCTACCGCGCCGCCGGCCTCGACTACCTGTCCAAGCCGTTTGAGGAAGACGACCTGTTCCGGAAGCTGGAAACCAACCTGCGGCCCGTGCGGGCGGCCCAGCTCGAAACCCAGGCCCCCCCGCCCCCACCCGCGGCGGCGCTGGGCATAGAGGAGCCGCTACCGTCTTTCCGCAGTGAGCCGGCCACAGAACCCGTCGAAGAAGTGCTCTACGACTTCACGCTGCTGCGCCAGACGGCCCACGGCAGCACGGTTTTCATGCAGAAGATTATCGACTCGTTTACGGCGCACACGCCCACCCACGTGGCGAAGCTGCGCGAAGCCGCCGCCGCCGCCGACTGGGAAACCGTGGGCAGCCTAGCGCACAAGCTGCGGCCGTCGCTGCATTTGCTGGGTGTGGACGCGGTGCAGGCCATCGTGGCACAGCTGGAACCCCTCTCCCGCCCCACCGAGCTACCCGCGCCGCCCGCTGCCTCCGACGCCGAGCTGCGCGCCCAAGCCAACACCCTCGCCGACCTGCTGGAGCGCACCGTAGCCCAGCTAGCCGTGGCCCCGATTGAATCGTAGGGGCGCGTCGCACGCGCCCGGCCGTTGAAGGGTATATAAAAAAGTGTAACGCGAAGTTGTACTTCGCGAGGCGCATAAACGAGACGAACTAACGACATCGTTCTAACGCTTCGCGAAGTACAACTTGGCTTCGCCTTCCTGCGGTTCGCGTTACTTGCTTTGGGCCCTTCAACGGGCGGGCTAAATCCGGTTCAGCTTGCGGAAAAAGGCTTCCTGATAGGACTTGCCGATGGGCACGTGGTGGCCGCCGGGCACTACGGCCGCCCCGTCCTCAATGGCCTCGATGCGGCGCATGTTGAGGATGTAGGAGCGGTGCACCCGCACGAAGTGGTCGAAGGGCAAGCGGGCGTCCAGAGCTTTCATGGTGGTGTACACGATGTACTTCTGCTTGTCGGTCACAATCACCACGTAGTCCGACAGAGCTTCAATGTAGGTCACCTCGTCGAAGTTGATGCGCACCATCTTGTTGTTCACCTTCACAAACAGGTCGTTGTCGGGAGGGGTGGCGGGCGAGGTAGCCGGCGTGGCGGGCGTAGCGGCCGGGGCGGCGTGCTGCACCAGCGCGCGTTGCACGGCCCGGCTAAAGCGGGCGTAGTCGAAGGGCTTCACCAGGTAATCAGTCACGCGCAGGTCGAAAGCATCGACGGCGAAGTCCTCGTGGGCAGTAGTCAGGATGACGATGGGCGGCTCGGGCAGCACCCGCAGCAGGTCCAGGCCGTTCAGCTGGGGCATCTGCACGTCCAGAAACAGAATGTCCACCCGGTTGCCGGCCCGGAAGTAGTTCAGGCCCTGCATGGCATCGTCCAGGGACGTTACCAGTTGCAGCGAGTCGGTCAGGGAAATATAGTGCTCCAGCGTCAGGCGGTTGATTTCCTCGTCGTCGATGATAGCACAGGTGAGTAGAGAAGTGGCCATAGAAAAAGGAAAGGAGGGGCGAATATTGGACGAAGCTACGTAGTTGCGGCACCAGCGGACTGCGGCTTTGGGCCTGTTTTCCCTCACACGTTCATCCCCACTACGCTTGCCAGGCGCCCTATCAAATACCGCGCCGACCAGCTCATTCTCACCTGGATACACCCTACGTGCGGCTGCTGCTCGGCCTGCTTCCCGCCTTGGGTGCCGGGCAAGACCATAGCCGAAGCCAGACGCCGTGTTCGGCGCTGCATTATAGCATTATAGTTCGACTTACAGCTACCTGCGCTACAGCACTACAGATGATGGGGCCGCCGGGCCATTTCCTCGGCTATCAGGCGCTGCACCTGGGGGCGGTGGTAGTCGGCCTCGGTGTGGATGTGGGGCATGAGGCGCTGCATCACCCGCTCCTGCTCCTGGCCGTTGGCCCAGGCCTCGGCGTAGGGCGTGTGCGAAAACGTGACCTGCGCGTACAGCGGCAGCCACTTGTCGGGGTACTGGGCCGAGATGAAGCTCTCGATTTTCTTTTGCAGCAGAAACTGCGGGTCGGCCACCCGGTCGCGCATCTCCTCGAAGTTGTACAGGGCCAGGTCGGCCATGGCGTCGGCGTTGGGCTTGCGCTGGCGCTGAAACTCATCAAACACCGCGGGCCAGTCGGCGCCGTGGCGGCCCAGCAGCTCGTGCAGCACCGAGCAGTCCTCGAAGCCGGCGTTCATACCCTGCCCGTAGAAGGGCACAATGGCGTGGGCAGCGTCGCCGAGCAGCAGCACCTCGTCGTGGTAGGTCCACGGGAAGCAGCGGATGGTAACCAGGGAGCTGGTCGGATTCTCGAAAAACTCGGCTTCCAGCTCCGGCATCAGCGGCACGGCATCCGGAAACACCTCCTCAAAAAAGGCCCGCACCTGGGTCGGCGTCTGCAGGGCCGCAAACGAGCGGGGCCCCTCAAACGGAAAGAACAGCGTGCAATTAAACGAGCCGTCGAGGTTGGGCAAGGCAATCATCATGTACTGCCCCCGCGGCCAGATGTGCAGGGCGTTTTTCTCGATGGCCCACTCGCCACCGGGCCCGGCCGCAATGGTCAGCTCCTTGTAGCCGTAGTCGAGGTAGTGCTGGCTGAAGTTGAACCGGTCGGTTTTCTGCAAGGCTCCGCGCACGGCCGAGTAGGCCCCGTCTACCCCAAACAGGCGCCGGTAGGGCCGGGTCGTCGTCTGGCCGGTGTCGGCGTCGAGCATGTCGAGGGTGCGGCGGCGCAGGTCTACGCGCTGGCACTGCTGGTTGAAGCGCAGGCGGATGCGCGGCTCCTGCTCCACCAGGTCCAGCATGCGCCGGTTCAGCCCCGCCCTCGACACCGAGTAGATAGCCTGGCCTTCCTTGCCGTAGGGCTGATACGTGAGTTGGCCGCGCGCATCGTGCATGACGCGGCGGTACATGGCAATGGCCACCTCGTGCACGGGCGCGGCAATGCCCACGCCCGCCAGGGCCCGCCACCCCCGGTCCGACAAAGCCAGGTTGATGGAGCGGCCTTCCACCAGGCCGCCCCGGCGCAGGTCGGGCCGGCGCTCGAACATCTCTACCGGATGGTCGTGCTGGGCCAGGTACAGGGCCAGCAACGACCCCACCAGGCCGCCGCCCACTACGGTAAGCGGCTCAGCAGCGGAAGCAGACGAAGAAGCGGAGGAAAGCGGCATAGCGGGCACCAGAGAAAGCAGAGTAAACGAAAAGGCAGCGAATGTAGCCGATTCTGGCCGCATCGGTTAATCGAGGAAAAAACAAAGTTGGGCGGGCAGGTAGCCCCGGTTGGTCGTGAAATGCTGAATGGCGGTCGGTGTTCTTTGTTACTTTGAACTTTTCAACGATACAATTAGCCTACTATTTCCGCAGCATGCTAGTTCGCCTCCACAGGATACAGGGCACGCCACTCCGGGCATGCTACCGTCATCGGCGGTTGGCCCAGCGCTCTATTCGCCTGTCCAGCAGCGCCTTTGAGTACAATCTGTTACCCAGTAAGACCCGGACGTATCTGCCCAAAGCGGCATCGGCTTCAGCCAGTCAGATAGAATTCATTCCTCAATCTGGCTCTTTGCAAGTTGGTGATTATGTGATAGGTGACGAGAATTGCCCGCTGCTGCACGGCCCGGCTGATCTTCGCTATTAACCTATTGGCAGGCAGTAAGCTAGCCGCCGCCAAAAGTATCTTTATGCTATAGAATAGGAAAAGTTCTATTCGATGAACAGGCCGGAATACTCGGCCGTTGCATATGCCCAGGTTGGTAACGGGCCCGGTAAATGCTAGTTTTGCCGGCCCTTTCGTGAGAAACGCACATTTGTCCCATTTGTAATTTTCCTAGCATGAGCAAACTTTACCGTTTTCTATTACCCTTTTTACTGCTGTTTCTGGCGCAAGCACCGGCTTGGGCTCAGGAACCTGTTTCGGTGGCTGGCACCGTCCAGACCGAGACCGGCGAGCCGGTGCCGGGCGCTACCATAATCGTCCGCGGCTCGTTTATCGCCACCAGCACCAACCGGGAAGGCAAGTTTATCCTGCGGCCCGATTTCAACCAGGGCCCGGTGGTGTTGTCGGTGTCGTTTGTGGGCTACGAAAGCCGCGAGGTAACCCTGACCCAGCCCGACAACGCGGTGCTAGTGCAGCTCAAGCTCGACCTGACCAAAACCAATGAGATGATTGCCTCGGCTTCGCGCGTGGAAGAAAGCATTCTGCAAGCGCCCGTAACCGTGGAAAAGGTAACCTCGCAGCAGGTGCTGCGCCTGCCCCCGCCCGACGTGCAAGTGGGCCTGAACCAGCTGAAGGGCATCGACGTGAACAGCACCAGTATGCTGATGAACTCGCTGAGCACGCGCGGGTTCAACTCGGCCAAGTCGGAGCGCCTGATTCAGCTCACCGACTATTTCGACACTCAGTCGCCCTCGATGAACATCAACCCAGGCAACCTGACCGGCCTGCCTGAGCTGGACATCGAGAGCATTGAAATCATCCACGGGCCGGCCTCGGCCCTGTACGGGGCCAATGCCTTCAACGGCGTGCTGTTGCTGAACTCCAAAGACCCGTTTGTGAGCGAGGGCCTGAGCGTGCGGGTGCGCGGCGGGGAGCGGAGCCTGTTCGACGGGCAGCTACGCTACGCGCAGAAGCTCGGCGAGAAGTTTGCCTTCAAGATAACCGGCGCCTACCTGACGGCCAACGACTGGCTGCCGAGCAACTACAGCGCCACCAGCACCCGCGTGCAGCGCCTCAACAACCCCGAAGGCTCGGGCTTCGGCTACGATGCCGTGAACCGCTACGGCGACCTGGATTTCACCTACGGAGCCACCGGAGGCTTGCTCAGCGGCCGCACGGTGTTTATGCCGGGCTTCGACGAAAAAACGCTGGTGGGCGACGACAACCGGGCTAAGGCCCTGAAGGTGCACCCGTCGATTTCGTACCTGCTGAGCAGCTCGGTAAAGATGACCATTGGTGCCAACTACAACCGCGGCACGGCCAGCTACCAAAGCTCCAGCCGCTACCGGCTCAAGAACTTCGGCACCAACCAGTACCACGGCGAAATCAAAGGGGACCGGTGGTTTCTGCGGGGCCAGTCCATCATCGATGACGGCAGCGGATCGTATGACCTGGGCTTTTTGGGCAGCTTCATCCAGAACTCGCCGGTGCCGGGCCTGGTGGATGGCAGCGGCCGGCCGGTTACCTACGCCCAGCGCTACTTTACCGCCTACGCCCGCGCCTACAACGTGGCCCGCCTGAGCGGCCGCACCGAAGCCGAAGCCCAGGCAGCGGCCCAGGCGGCCGCCAACCCGCTTCAGCTCGACCCCAACAGCGCCGAGTTTGCCGCTCTGCGCAAGCAGATTACGCAGGACGCTACGCCAGGCCGCGGGGCGCGGCTCAACCCTAGCTCCCTGCTGAACGAGGGCACGGCTCAGTATAACTTCAAGCTGGGCCAAACCGCCGACTTGATTGTGGGCGCGGCCTACCGCAAGTTCCGGTTGGGCTCCAACGGCAACCTGTTCTCCGACGACAACGCCCGCATTCAGAACCACGAAATGGGCGGCTATGCCCAGCTGACCAAGAAGTTTCTGAACGAGCGGCTGAAGCTGGCCCTGGCTGGCCGCGTCGACGACTTCAAGAACTTTGACCCGGCTTTCTCACCCCGCGCTTCGGCGGTATACTCGGCCGGCAGCAGCAAGCAGCACAACTTCCGCGCTTCCTATGGCCGCGCTTTCCGCTCGC
This region of Hymenobacter sp. YIM 151500-1 genomic DNA includes:
- the rpoN gene encoding RNA polymerase factor sigma-54 produces the protein MQRLDMKQLLSQKLSPQQIQFIKLLQIPTAELEARIKEELEVNPALEEGDDHEEEFEEQDRDDSDDSDEDFDNDPDAEFDNPDNTLDEDFDDRSEEQPEVELPTKEEPADSKDDSGDDLDLSDYLNDDEIAGYKMQGDGPGEDEDDREMPLADTSGSLVDSLLDQLGFADLDEKQEAIGRQLIGSIDNDGYIRRDLAAIANDLAFSQNIEATVPEIEAVLHVIQSFDPPGIGARDLQECLLLQLERRPQDEVTEYAERILNETFDEFTKKHYQRIQQKLDLEDDELKEAIALILKLNPKPGGTGPVGMGKVQYIIPDFILTNENGQFNLTLNSRNAPDLRVSPAYTEMFRAYDKASKKDKKMKEAVTFVKQKLDSAKWFIDAIRQRQNTLLRTMDAIVRYQREFFLDGDESKLRPMILKDIAQEIGMDISTVSRVANSKSVQTEFGIYPLKYFFSEGIATDSGEDASSREVKHILKEIIDGENKAKPLSDDKLEKMLNARGYNIARRTVAKYREQLNIPVARLRKEL
- a CDS encoding LytR/AlgR family response regulator transcription factor, with amino-acid sequence MATSLLTCAIIDDEEINRLTLEHYISLTDSLQLVTSLDDAMQGLNYFRAGNRVDILFLDVQMPQLNGLDLLRVLPEPPIVILTTAHEDFAVDAFDLRVTDYLVKPFDYARFSRAVQRALVQHAAPAATPATPATSPATPPDNDLFVKVNNKMVRINFDEVTYIEALSDYVVIVTDKQKYIVYTTMKALDARLPFDHFVRVHRSYILNMRRIEAIEDGAAVVPGGHHVPIGKSYQEAFFRKLNRI
- a CDS encoding PAS domain S-box protein yields the protein MFPSSESDSDLASLPEQLALERQARAAAEQQVRDLRRHLASTQRVVNRLTDSITRLTQNLRVAVLVVHYHGMVALLNQEFCDLFGLQQTPVDLLEQPVAPVLEQLLNRTARPEVARQRLEAIRRANQRVLGEDLALADGTVLELDFVPMSGQDELVPAGYLLSFRDVTQARRTEQHLHSLSRIPGQSPNPTLRLDVNGHVLYANPAAEALHREYTTPVTQPELAGKLYEAATAALAANQAQQLEVGFADRCYQLAVVPFVDDQYVNLYFTDITGLKDAEKRLAEQQEFYETVLSQLPADVAVFDAEHRYRYVNPAAIRDQALREWIIGHDDFEYLAYRNRPLELAQQRRGIFRRAVEQRSLIAWEETFPDPSGNGQRLALRHMQPVFGPDNELRLVIGYGIDITERHAAEERVRRSEATLLEQQEFVRMVVDTTPNIIWVTNGRGKVLFSNRTFDEIVARSDHRDVDLNDPDSRVAAEAREFISTDDYVMRTGQELVLETTYTLRDGTTLWLQTVKRPLRRANGSVNVLGVSTDITEMKLARQTLERSAKQYRDLMHYSQALICTHDLEGRLLSVNPAAAQLVGHTPEQLVGRHLREVLHADLHGQLNEYMAKTRVQQELTGLLTLRDVAGRPRHLMYINYRVEEAGETPYVIAYGQEITERILAEQELLRAKEAAENTAKAKENFLANMSHEIRTPINGVLGMAGLLAKTPLDPVQQEHLRILRNSGRHLLTVINDVLDVAKIESGKLELEQVPFDLCQTIKEAFQTLEFRAEEKGIELRLTPLQLPHSVVLGDPGRINQILLNLLSNAIKFTTQGYVELTGRLLRETDEELEIEFQVRDTGIGIAPDKLDTIFESFSQAYADISRRYGGTGLGLTISRRLVEQLGGRMWVESETDRGSTFFFSLTLPKALLPLEPPAPPAPLVYDSLRHTRVLLVEDHPVNQQLVQLILESWGVETYLASDGPEALAQLEARLYDVVLMDIQMPGMNGLEVTQHLRQHADPLRAETPVIALTANVMRSDNEAYRAAGLDYLSKPFEEDDLFRKLETNLRPVRAAQLETQAPPPPPAAALGIEEPLPSFRSEPATEPVEEVLYDFTLLRQTAHGSTVFMQKIIDSFTAHTPTHVAKLREAAAAADWETVGSLAHKLRPSLHLLGVDAVQAIVAQLEPLSRPTELPAPPAASDAELRAQANTLADLLERTVAQLAVAPIES
- a CDS encoding TonB-dependent receptor, with the protein product MSKLYRFLLPFLLLFLAQAPAWAQEPVSVAGTVQTETGEPVPGATIIVRGSFIATSTNREGKFILRPDFNQGPVVLSVSFVGYESREVTLTQPDNAVLVQLKLDLTKTNEMIASASRVEESILQAPVTVEKVTSQQVLRLPPPDVQVGLNQLKGIDVNSTSMLMNSLSTRGFNSAKSERLIQLTDYFDTQSPSMNINPGNLTGLPELDIESIEIIHGPASALYGANAFNGVLLLNSKDPFVSEGLSVRVRGGERSLFDGQLRYAQKLGEKFAFKITGAYLTANDWLPSNYSATSTRVQRLNNPEGSGFGYDAVNRYGDLDFTYGATGGLLSGRTVFMPGFDEKTLVGDDNRAKALKVHPSISYLLSSSVKMTIGANYNRGTASYQSSSRYRLKNFGTNQYHGEIKGDRWFLRGQSIIDDGSGSYDLGFLGSFIQNSPVPGLVDGSGRPVTYAQRYFTAYARAYNVARLSGRTEAEAQAAAQAAANPLQLDPNSAEFAALRKQITQDATPGRGARLNPSSLLNEGTAQYNFKLGQTADLIVGAAYRKFRLGSNGNLFSDDNARIQNHEMGGYAQLTKKFLNERLKLALAGRVDDFKNFDPAFSPRASAVYSAGSSKQHNFRASYGRAFRSPTQLDQYIRLDLGRVLLLGNVGSGYQGYSTLTRQAITVAPLDLERVSTYEAGYKAAIGDKLAVDVNYFRSYYNDFIGAQRFVGNADGSRPATPAVGRVLQVWTNSDQEVRTQGAAAGVTYAVAPALNLSANYTLNLLDRSDVTNAEFETYFNTPKHKFNVGATGVVLNHLSYALNYRWAQGHEYGMPFAVGQLADYSSVDAYLGYGLPRWGAVLQAGASNLFNANNTQVYGAPNIGRLAYVGLQIDVR
- a CDS encoding FAD-dependent oxidoreductase, yielding MPLSSASSSASAAEPLTVVGGGLVGSLLALYLAQHDHPVEMFERRPDLRRGGLVEGRSINLALSDRGWRALAGVGIAAPVHEVAIAMYRRVMHDARGQLTYQPYGKEGQAIYSVSRAGLNRRMLDLVEQEPRIRLRFNQQCQRVDLRRRTLDMLDADTGQTTTRPYRRLFGVDGAYSAVRGALQKTDRFNFSQHYLDYGYKELTIAAGPGGEWAIEKNALHIWPRGQYMMIALPNLDGSFNCTLFFPFEGPRSFAALQTPTQVRAFFEEVFPDAVPLMPELEAEFFENPTSSLVTIRCFPWTYHDEVLLLGDAAHAIVPFYGQGMNAGFEDCSVLHELLGRHGADWPAVFDEFQRQRKPNADAMADLALYNFEEMRDRVADPQFLLQKKIESFISAQYPDKWLPLYAQVTFSHTPYAEAWANGQEQERVMQRLMPHIHTEADYHRPQVQRLIAEEMARRPHHL